From the genome of Atribacterota bacterium:
AAAGGTATTTGTCAAAAAATTATGAAAGATAAAATTAGCCGCTGGTCGTTAGTGTTTAGCAAAAAATAAAGATTGTTTCACCCCCACCTTAGTCCTCCCCCCTCAAGGACGAACTAATCATCTAATAATAGTGACTGTTCCAGGGGGAGATGACCTGGCCGACTACAAACTCTTCCGGTATCATCATAACATATTCTCTTTTACTGTAACTACTTCTTATAGCTTTTGTTACTTCTTCCTCCTAATTAATTTATTCTATTTTATACTCCCTACTATCGTACGAGGGGGAGGAAATTGGGCTGGGAAATCCTTGACTCAAGGGAGGGAGACAAAAGAAGAGCTAAGTTCCACCTCAAGAGGGAGAAGATGAGCTCTGGATTCGCAATGACTTAATAAGTAGTTAGTAACAACGATAAGAGTGAGATTTTCTTCTAACTGAAAATATAGCTCACTAAATTTGGACTCGATACGCGATACTAAATATTACATACTGTTTTATATTCTATGGTCTTTTAAGGGTTCGGTCATGTTTACCTATATTGCGAAGTAATATATATTCTGATTGTTGATATTGCCAGGTCATGCGAATATCCCGATTGATCCTGCATTCGAATATTTCTGCAGTTCCCTGGATTTTTTTTACCTGTAAAGAAGGGTGAAATGGTACTGTTGGATTTTGTAAAAAAATATCTATCTGTTTTTGAAATGCCTGTTGTTCTTCTTTTGTTAATTTCTGAAAACTTCTTTTAAACCGTTGGGTTATTTTGAACTTCATTTACTTTTTTAAATCTTTCATTAAATCATCGGCATTATTAAAAGTTTTTACTCTGCCTTTATTGATATCTTCTTCTGCTTCCCTCTCTTCTTTTTGCCAATCTTTACTCCAGAACCAGGTCTGGCTTTTATCAATAATAACAACTGGTTTTAATACTATTTCTTCATCCCGAAGTTCAATGGAGATAGTATCTCCCTTTTTTAAATCCAATTTATCCATTATATTTTTGGGAATGGTTATTTGAGAGTTGTCTCTGATTTTAGTCATTTTATCCATCTTTATCACCTGTATTGATATTAATAATTTTTTATTCTATTAATATATTATAATAATAATTTATTATTTTGCAAGGGGAAAGACAGTTATCAGTTGACGGTTTTTGGTTTTTAAACAAATACCACTAAAGATTCAAGATTAAATGAATGTTATAGTCTACCGGTCACCCGGTCTGCCAGTCCGCCGGTCGAAAGAAAGGTGCAAGATAAAATTAGTCGTTTGACGTTAGTCGTTAGTAGATAGTTTAAGACAATCGAATTCAGTAATAAGTGATAAGTAACCAGTATCGAGTACAAGACAATTCCAAAATCTATCTCTCAATCTTTATTAGTTAATTACTATTTGCCAAATCAATGGTTATTTAATTGTAAATTTAAAATTTGTTTAGCCTTCTCTAAAAACTCCTCAGCTAATTTCATGATTGTTTCAGCGCCTATTTCAGACCACTCGTCATAATAATCAGCATTTTCTCTTAAAGTTTTTGCTTTTTGCATACCTTCTATAAGATGCACTGGTAATAATTTTTTCTCTACATAAAGGGCTTTAATCGCAACAATAAGACAATGGTGACTTTTTTCTCGATAGTTATTAATGTAAAGCAATGCGCGAGCGGCATGAAACATTGAGTAATAGCATTGTACAGTAGACCATTTATAATTTTTATTGTTTTCAAAACTTATTTTAGCTTGTTCAAAATCTGATTTAGCAACATTAAGTTCTTTTGGTGCCAATTTATGACCAGGAGTAAATTTTTTGATTTTATTATTTTTTAGGCATCTTTGGAATTCAGGATTCATTTTTTGCTTCCCATAAAACTATCCCTCTTTCTATCTCTTGATAAAAAATTGGGTTTGTTTTTTCCATTTCAATATATTGTAGAGGTTTGCGGATAATTAGTTGTATTTTTTTGGAATATTTTTTTCTTTGCATTATCTTCTCAACTTCTTCAGTTAGATTTGTCACAATGAATAAATCAATATCACTATCCTCGGTATCTTCACCACGACTGGAACTGCCATATAAAATTATTTTACTGGTTTTTTGTTTTAGCTTTTTAATCAGGGGCATAAAATCTATTATAGTTTTTAACACTTTCAACTGTTTGACAACAGGATTTT
Proteins encoded in this window:
- a CDS encoding AbrB/MazE/SpoVT family DNA-binding domain-containing protein; this translates as MDKMTKIRDNSQITIPKNIMDKLDLKKGDTISIELRDEEIVLKPVVIIDKSQTWFWSKDWQKEEREAEEDINKGRVKTFNNADDLMKDLKK
- a CDS encoding HEPN domain-containing protein, which encodes MNPEFQRCLKNNKIKKFTPGHKLAPKELNVAKSDFEQAKISFENNKNYKWSTVQCYYSMFHAARALLYINNYREKSHHCLIVAIKALYVEKKLLPVHLIEGMQKAKTLRENADYYDEWSEIGAETIMKLAEEFLEKAKQILNLQLNNH
- a CDS encoding nucleotidyltransferase domain-containing protein, whose protein sequence is MKEILFKTNPQKVIEYLIQKAGKEFLSKEIQIATKMSKAGANFALNDLVKTSLVNRQQKGNVYLYTINDENPVVKQLKVLKTIIDFMPLIKKLKQKTSKIILYGSSSRGEDTEDSDIDLFIVTNLTEEVEKIMQRKKYSKKIQLIIRKPLQYIEMEKTNPIFYQEIERGIVLWEAKNES